A DNA window from Leptolyngbya sp. KIOST-1 contains the following coding sequences:
- a CDS encoding diguanylate cyclase: protein MAPQPVSENDLVNTATLTATIDPSPLSVDAEDALHRVLEAMGRAAKTYALVYDQGALVGVFSYHNAAQASAHQAGFGQTAVRVWMMPLARLCAPSTAPSWPQGYGRLHPEQPFLPVVDQADHWLGLLTPEGFRTLPPDPESASSAQEALTVCHYSAALFQQQQERLALALQGAQMGTWDWDLAQGTIVISAEQERLLGLDPGEFDGAYDTLFTYLHEDDQADVHQALQQSIQLGQRYEVEFRVVYRDRQIRWLSARGQVFDDGEHAPRLAGVTLDISGQKRAEAEIKLQSQRERLVAEIAQRIRHLLDLDSILEQTVTSVRAFIEADRVIVIQCQADMSGEVIQESCSEVYPSMLGWTLRDPWSVGERFLAHYRAGRGLAVENIYTQNLPAHQMEFLEYFHVQAEIVVPLLQEQTLWGLLIAHQCRSPRDWCTPDVRLLQNLATQVGIAIQQAKMHRELTLANQRLKRMAYLDGLTQVANRRRFEQYLDREWRRMNRENGPISLIMADIDYFKGFNDRYGHQAGDNCLRLVARTLIRAAKRPGDLVARYGGEEFALVLPNTDLKGAESVAEDIRLLVRAHRIPHEASVVAKIVTLSLGVASALPASGGSHASLIKQADDALYVAKNQGRDQVRVASAPPLLSNP from the coding sequence TTGGCTCCCCAACCCGTGTCCGAAAACGATCTGGTTAACACCGCCACCCTAACGGCCACCATTGACCCCTCGCCCCTCAGCGTGGATGCCGAGGATGCCCTGCACCGGGTGCTCGAAGCGATGGGGAGGGCCGCCAAAACCTATGCCCTGGTCTATGACCAGGGGGCGCTGGTGGGAGTCTTTTCCTATCACAACGCGGCCCAGGCCTCTGCCCACCAGGCCGGCTTTGGCCAGACCGCCGTCCGGGTTTGGATGATGCCCCTGGCCCGGCTGTGCGCCCCCAGCACGGCCCCGTCTTGGCCCCAGGGCTATGGTCGGCTTCACCCGGAGCAGCCCTTCCTGCCGGTGGTCGATCAGGCCGATCACTGGCTGGGGCTGCTGACCCCCGAAGGCTTTCGCACCCTTCCCCCCGATCCCGAGAGTGCCTCCTCTGCGCAGGAGGCACTCACCGTTTGCCACTATTCCGCTGCCCTGTTCCAGCAGCAGCAGGAGCGGCTGGCCCTGGCTCTTCAAGGGGCTCAAATGGGCACCTGGGACTGGGATTTAGCTCAGGGGACGATTGTGATTTCGGCGGAGCAGGAGCGACTCTTGGGGTTGGACCCAGGGGAATTTGACGGTGCCTACGACACCCTGTTTACCTACCTGCACGAGGACGATCAGGCCGACGTGCACCAGGCCCTGCAACAGTCCATCCAGCTGGGGCAGCGCTACGAGGTTGAGTTTCGAGTGGTGTACCGCGATCGCCAAATTCGCTGGCTTTCCGCCCGTGGTCAGGTATTTGACGACGGTGAACATGCCCCCCGGCTGGCCGGCGTCACCCTCGATATCTCCGGGCAAAAGCGCGCCGAGGCCGAAATTAAGCTACAGTCCCAGCGGGAGCGCCTGGTGGCCGAAATTGCCCAGCGCATTCGCCATCTGCTCGATCTAGACAGTATTTTGGAGCAGACCGTTACCTCGGTGCGGGCTTTCATCGAGGCCGATCGCGTCATAGTGATTCAGTGCCAGGCCGACATGAGCGGTGAGGTGATTCAAGAGTCGTGTTCCGAAGTCTACCCGTCCATGCTGGGCTGGACGTTGCGCGACCCCTGGTCCGTCGGCGAAAGATTCCTGGCCCACTACCGGGCCGGACGGGGGCTGGCGGTAGAAAACATTTACACCCAAAACCTACCGGCTCACCAGATGGAATTTCTGGAATACTTTCATGTCCAGGCCGAAATTGTGGTGCCCCTGCTCCAGGAACAGACGCTGTGGGGGCTGCTGATTGCCCACCAGTGCCGATCGCCTCGGGACTGGTGCACCCCCGATGTCAGACTGCTGCAAAACCTGGCTACCCAGGTGGGCATTGCCATTCAGCAGGCCAAGATGCACCGCGAACTCACCCTGGCCAACCAGCGCCTCAAGCGGATGGCCTACCTCGATGGCCTCACCCAGGTAGCCAATCGCCGTCGCTTTGAGCAGTACCTCGATCGCGAATGGCGGCGCATGAATCGGGAAAATGGGCCTATTTCCCTGATCATGGCTGATATTGACTACTTTAAGGGCTTTAACGACCGTTACGGACACCAGGCGGGGGACAACTGCCTGCGGCTGGTGGCTCGCACCCTGATCCGGGCGGCCAAACGCCCTGGCGACCTGGTGGCCCGCTACGGCGGGGAAGAATTTGCGCTGGTGCTGCCCAACACCGACCTGAAGGGGGCCGAAAGCGTAGCCGAAGACATTCGCCTGCTGGTGCGCGCCCACCGCATTCCCCACGAGGCATCGGTGGTGGCGAAGATTGTCACCCTCAGTTTGGGAGTGGCCAGCGCCCTGCCGGCCAGCGGCGGTAGCCACGCCAGTCTAATCAAGCAGGCCGACGATGCCCTCTATGTGGCCAAGAATCAGGGGCGCGATCAGGTTCGAGTTGCCTCGGCCCCGCCCCTGCTAAGCAACCCCTAG
- a CDS encoding tetratricopeptide repeat protein codes for MHSTSDLDPRAAALDANGCALCGQGQFASALVLFDQALALDNTYCTAWNNRANALCGLHRQAEALAAYDRAVALNPQYHQAWFNRGKLLAEMGAYGNAVASYDRAIALVADPIYLHARANIWVKKHLVATVEGVSL; via the coding sequence ATGCATTCCACTTCCGACCTCGATCCCAGGGCGGCGGCCCTAGATGCCAACGGCTGCGCCCTCTGCGGCCAGGGCCAGTTTGCCTCGGCGCTGGTCCTGTTTGACCAGGCGCTGGCCCTCGACAACACCTACTGCACCGCCTGGAACAACCGCGCCAACGCCCTCTGTGGCCTCCACCGCCAGGCGGAGGCCCTGGCTGCCTACGATCGCGCGGTGGCCCTCAACCCCCAGTACCACCAGGCCTGGTTTAACCGGGGCAAGCTGCTGGCGGAGATGGGTGCCTACGGCAATGCGGTGGCATCCTACGATCGCGCGATCGCCCTGGTGGCCGACCCCATCTACCTGCATGCCAGGGCGAACATTTGGGTCAAAAAGCACCTCGTTGCCACAGTGGAGGGCGTGTCATTATAG
- a CDS encoding ExbD/TolR family protein, translating to MRSRRRRQVNAQVPEVNLVPMMDVLMTVLTFFIIISMSLTGQQLLNVRLPQSVTDDGATEEPQVMQVDALVVGLDRDGNMLLDSETITLNQLSQRVRTYFAQNPNGRLVLKADRELTYSQVSGLLTDLRAIGGNRVSLAVE from the coding sequence ATGCGTTCTCGCCGCCGCCGTCAGGTCAATGCTCAGGTGCCCGAGGTCAACCTCGTCCCCATGATGGACGTGCTGATGACGGTGCTGACCTTCTTTATCATCATCTCCATGAGCCTGACCGGGCAGCAGCTGCTGAACGTGCGCCTGCCCCAGTCGGTAACCGATGACGGGGCCACCGAGGAACCCCAGGTGATGCAGGTGGATGCTCTGGTGGTGGGGTTGGATCGCGATGGCAATATGCTGCTCGACAGCGAGACTATTACCCTCAACCAGCTCAGCCAGCGGGTGCGCACCTACTTTGCCCAAAATCCCAACGGCAGGCTGGTGCTCAAGGCCGATCGCGAGCTGACCTACAGCCAGGTGTCGGGCCTGCTCACCGACCTGCGGGCGATCGGCGGCAACCGGGTCTCGCTAGCGGTGGAGTAG
- the cobN gene encoding cobaltochelatase subunit CobN, producing the protein MHRLAATPGGWSPDTEGVIWVEQTPAPLVFLTAADTDIQSLSRALFPADFPGLRVASLLQLQQQLTIDTYADDVLRHARLIVVRLLGGRAYWPYGLEVVREVAADTGAALVVLPGDDRPAPDLISHSTVPLTVANQLWRYLNEGGVENMANGLMWACDRMLHTTYHPPAPQPIPNVGIYPSPSPHPPIPPASKVGLLFYRAHYLAGNTAPIDALCAALAERGLEPLPVFVSSLQDPEVQGELLGLLKPKQAEGIDLLINTTSFSVAKLDGASPNLALWERLDVPVLQVILSGGTKAAWASQPLGLSPRDIAMNVALPEVDGRIITRAVSFKATHQRSEALETDVVTYEPVADRIEFVADLAAQWASLRRTPVGDRRLALVLANYPNRDGRLANGVGLDTPQSAIEVLHALSAAGYTVGDIPANGDELIQCLTHGITNDPEGRDFRQIHQALSASDYLEHFDRLPEAVRTGMRDRWGTPFGSTHPPTHPFPIPGLQLGNIFIGIQPSRGYDLDPSLNYHSPDLEPTPAYFAFYTWLRQSFKAQAIVHLGKHGNLEWLPGKGVGLSQNCYPEAMLGPMPHLYPFIVNDPGEGSQAKRRAQAVILDHLTPPLTRAELYGPLEKLEGLVDEYYEAQSLDPTRLALIGDRILTLLTETHLLTELPSSPSPPSSPSPSTHPPAHPSTPPLPTLLPTLDTYLCDLKEAQIRDGLHIFGQCPEGRQLRDLIVAIARHPGPGRQGLTRAIAESWGLDLDPLTAEPGEPFTGLANCRIVGDAIAALEEEASRLVEALLQLSTQPLSHPSTPLSAELHWIHHHLISALTRTSDEITNLLAGLDGRYVPSGPAGAPTRNRPDVLPTGRNFFSVDIRAIPTESAWDVGRRAAEVLVEQYTQDHGEYPQTLGLSVWGTSTMRTGGDDLAEALALMGVRPLWDGPSRRVVDFEVLPLSALGRPRVDVTLRISGFFRDAFPNLIDLFDQAVAAVAALAEPPEQNPLAHRVQQETLEWQRQGLTAEQAEQRSRYRIFGSKPGAYGAGLQGLIESQNWTTDADLARAYLNWSGYAYGRSAQGHASPEAFEQRLRQMQVVLHNQDNREHDLLDSDDYYQFQGGMTVAVRTLQGQQPATYFGDNAVTAKPKVRSLVAEIAKVYRSRVVNPKWIEGVMRHGYKGAFEMAATVDYLFAYDATARCVADHMYEGVAQAYVLDPNVQAFVQKANPWALRDMAERLLEAHQRGLWQSAPRATLDALRQIANEAEGVLEARQS; encoded by the coding sequence ATGCATCGCTTAGCGGCCACCCCCGGCGGCTGGAGTCCCGACACCGAAGGCGTTATTTGGGTCGAACAAACTCCGGCCCCGCTGGTGTTTTTGACCGCCGCCGACACCGATATTCAAAGCCTCAGCCGGGCCCTGTTTCCCGCCGACTTTCCGGGCCTGCGGGTGGCCAGCCTGCTGCAGCTCCAGCAGCAGCTCACCATCGACACCTATGCCGACGACGTACTGCGCCACGCCCGGCTGATCGTGGTGCGCCTGCTGGGGGGGCGCGCCTACTGGCCCTACGGGCTGGAGGTGGTGCGCGAGGTAGCCGCCGACACCGGAGCCGCCCTGGTTGTGCTGCCCGGCGACGATCGCCCCGCCCCCGATCTGATCAGCCACTCAACCGTGCCGCTGACGGTGGCCAACCAGCTGTGGCGCTACCTGAACGAAGGCGGCGTTGAGAACATGGCGAATGGCTTGATGTGGGCCTGCGATCGCATGCTCCACACCACCTACCACCCCCCTGCCCCCCAACCCATCCCCAACGTCGGAATCTATCCCTCCCCATCCCCCCATCCCCCCATCCCCCCAGCTTCTAAAGTCGGTCTGCTCTTCTACCGCGCCCACTACCTGGCCGGCAACACCGCCCCCATCGATGCTCTCTGCGCCGCCCTGGCCGAGCGGGGGCTGGAGCCGCTGCCGGTGTTTGTGTCGTCGCTGCAAGACCCCGAGGTGCAGGGGGAACTGCTCGGCCTGCTGAAGCCCAAGCAGGCCGAGGGCATCGACCTGCTGATCAACACCACCAGCTTTTCGGTGGCCAAGCTGGACGGGGCCAGCCCCAACCTGGCCCTTTGGGAACGCCTCGACGTGCCGGTGCTTCAGGTGATTCTCAGCGGCGGTACCAAGGCGGCCTGGGCCAGCCAACCCCTGGGCCTGTCCCCCCGCGACATTGCCATGAATGTGGCCCTGCCCGAGGTGGACGGGCGAATTATTACCCGCGCCGTGTCGTTTAAGGCCACTCACCAGCGCAGCGAGGCCCTGGAGACCGATGTGGTCACCTACGAACCCGTGGCCGATCGCATCGAGTTTGTGGCCGACCTGGCTGCCCAGTGGGCCAGTCTGCGCCGCACCCCGGTGGGCGATCGCCGCCTTGCCCTGGTGCTCGCCAACTACCCCAACCGCGATGGCCGCCTCGCCAACGGGGTTGGCCTCGATACGCCCCAGAGCGCAATTGAAGTTCTCCACGCCCTCAGCGCCGCTGGCTACACCGTGGGCGACATTCCCGCCAACGGCGACGAGCTGATCCAATGCCTTACCCATGGCATCACCAATGACCCAGAGGGCCGCGATTTTCGCCAGATTCACCAGGCGCTCTCAGCCTCCGATTACCTGGAGCATTTTGACAGGTTGCCGGAAGCGGTGCGTACGGGAATGCGCGATCGCTGGGGCACCCCTTTCGGCTCCACCCACCCACCCACCCACCCCTTCCCCATCCCTGGCCTCCAGCTGGGCAACATCTTCATCGGCATCCAGCCCAGCCGGGGCTATGACCTGGATCCTTCCCTCAACTACCACTCCCCCGACCTGGAGCCTACCCCCGCCTACTTCGCCTTTTACACCTGGCTGAGGCAGAGTTTTAAGGCTCAGGCGATCGTACACCTTGGCAAGCACGGCAATTTGGAATGGCTGCCCGGCAAGGGGGTGGGCCTGTCGCAGAACTGCTACCCCGAGGCCATGCTCGGCCCCATGCCGCACCTGTACCCATTTATCGTCAATGACCCCGGCGAAGGGTCCCAGGCCAAGCGCCGCGCCCAGGCGGTCATTCTCGACCACCTCACCCCGCCCCTCACCCGCGCCGAGCTCTACGGCCCGCTCGAAAAGCTGGAGGGCTTGGTAGACGAATACTACGAAGCCCAGAGCCTGGACCCGACTCGCCTGGCGCTAATCGGCGATCGCATCCTCACCCTCCTCACCGAAACCCACCTCCTCACCGAACTACCCTCCTCACCTTCCCCACCCTCCTCACCTTCCCCATCCACCCATCCACCCGCCCACCCATCCACTCCCCCACTCCCCACCCTCCTCCCCACCCTCGACACCTACCTCTGCGACCTCAAAGAGGCCCAAATTCGCGATGGCCTTCACATCTTTGGCCAGTGCCCCGAGGGTCGCCAGCTGCGGGACCTGATCGTGGCGATCGCCCGTCACCCCGGCCCTGGTCGCCAGGGGTTGACCCGCGCGATCGCAGAATCCTGGGGCCTCGACCTCGACCCCCTCACCGCTGAGCCGGGGGAGCCCTTTACCGGGTTAGCCAACTGTCGGATTGTGGGAGATGCGATCGCGGCGCTGGAGGAGGAGGCGTCTCGCCTGGTAGAGGCTCTCCTACAACTATCCACCCAGCCACTCTCCCACCCATCCACCCCCCTCAGCGCCGAACTCCACTGGATTCACCACCATTTAATCTCTGCCCTGACGCGTACCAGCGACGAAATCACTAACCTGCTGGCGGGCCTTGACGGTCGCTATGTGCCCAGCGGCCCAGCGGGGGCACCCACCCGCAACCGGCCCGACGTGCTGCCCACGGGCCGCAACTTTTTTTCGGTGGACATTCGCGCCATCCCCACCGAGAGCGCCTGGGATGTGGGGCGGCGGGCGGCGGAAGTGCTGGTGGAGCAGTACACCCAGGACCACGGCGAGTACCCCCAAACCCTGGGCCTCTCAGTGTGGGGCACCTCCACCATGCGCACCGGGGGCGACGATTTGGCTGAAGCGCTGGCGCTGATGGGGGTGCGTCCGTTGTGGGACGGCCCCTCGCGGCGGGTGGTCGATTTTGAAGTGTTGCCGCTGTCGGCCCTAGGACGGCCCAGGGTGGATGTCACCCTGCGGATTTCAGGCTTTTTCAGAGACGCGTTTCCCAACTTGATTGACCTGTTTGACCAGGCGGTGGCGGCGGTGGCAGCCCTGGCAGAACCGCCCGAGCAGAACCCTCTGGCCCACCGGGTGCAGCAGGAAACCCTGGAGTGGCAGCGCCAGGGGCTGACGGCGGAGCAGGCGGAGCAGCGATCGCGCTACCGCATTTTTGGCTCCAAGCCGGGGGCCTACGGGGCCGGGCTACAGGGGCTAATCGAATCACAGAACTGGACCACCGATGCGGATCTGGCCCGCGCCTACCTGAACTGGAGCGGCTACGCCTACGGCCGCAGCGCCCAGGGCCACGCTAGCCCTGAGGCCTTTGAGCAGCGGCTGCGCCAGATGCAGGTGGTGCTCCACAACCAGGACAACCGCGAGCACGATCTGCTCGACTCGGACGACTACTACCAGTTTCAGGGGGGGATGACGGTGGCGGTCCGCACCCTCCAGGGGCAGCAGCCTGCCACCTACTTTGGCGACAATGCGGTGACGGCGAAGCCGAAGGTGCGATCGCTGGTCGCCGAAATTGCTAAAGTCTACCGCTCCCGCGTCGTCAACCCAAAGTGGATCGAGGGGGTGATGCGCCACGGCTACAAAGGGGCCTTTGAGATGGCGGCTACCGTGGATTACCTGTTTGCCTACGACGCCACCGCCCGCTGCGTCGCCGACCACATGTACGAGGGGGTGGCCCAGGCCTACGTGCTCGATCCCAACGTTCAGGCTTTCGTGCAAAAAGCGAACCCCTGGGCGCTGCGCGACATGGCCGAGCGCCTGCTGGAGGCCCACCAGCGCGGCCTGTGGCAGTCGGCCCCTCGGGCAACTCTCGATGCCCTGCGACAGATTGCCAACGAAGCCGAGGGGGTACTGGAGGCGCGACAGTCGTAG
- a CDS encoding thiol-activated cytolysin family protein, translating to MQTLTTPAVINEFVQSLNYDPRRLLSLPANGSTEALPAPKATNPNAIIICTKRERSLTGDLQDIAIVNPTSGVVFPGALVLANQNLAEGRPAPVAVARNPVTLRVDLPGLGSHGTKVVQNPTNSSVATAIDEVLKVWNEQSRAEGYVNVSKSNLSIKKAFSSEQAALELGFSANWASNQVSAQLKASHKQESSVYVALYKQVFYTVTMDPPAQPAEVFAPETSLSQLQQLISVSAPPAYVRSVDYGRMILVRMETSANETSVNAEGAFSYAMSGGGTAAGNLKADYERIIRNSTFTVVTLGGNPTVAARIANPNDIDQLSSIIRDGAAYRQDNPGTPVAYTVAFLKNNALATMGYTTRYFETECRQLNNGFVRVRHSGGYVAKFEITWQETDANGNYTVARQWQSGNQTAGFTHQLNLPGDAANVRIQAWAKTGLAWNPWGQIMDHQENGPTNKTYRVHGTTLNRKWDAA from the coding sequence ATGCAAACCTTAACCACTCCAGCTGTTATCAACGAGTTCGTGCAAAGCCTGAACTACGATCCTCGCCGATTGCTCAGCCTGCCCGCCAACGGCAGCACCGAAGCCCTGCCGGCCCCCAAGGCCACCAACCCCAACGCCATTATCATCTGTACTAAACGGGAGAGGTCACTTACGGGCGACCTGCAGGATATCGCCATTGTCAACCCCACCTCTGGGGTTGTCTTTCCTGGAGCGCTGGTGCTGGCCAACCAAAATCTGGCTGAGGGCCGCCCCGCCCCCGTTGCGGTAGCTCGCAACCCTGTCACCCTGCGCGTTGACCTACCGGGCTTGGGCAGCCACGGTACCAAAGTTGTACAAAACCCCACCAACTCCAGCGTGGCCACCGCCATCGATGAGGTGCTTAAGGTTTGGAACGAACAATCGCGGGCCGAGGGCTACGTGAATGTTTCGAAGTCAAACCTGTCGATTAAAAAGGCTTTCTCCTCGGAGCAGGCAGCGCTAGAGCTGGGCTTTAGCGCCAACTGGGCCAGCAACCAGGTGTCTGCTCAGCTCAAGGCCAGCCACAAGCAAGAGTCTTCGGTCTACGTGGCGCTGTACAAGCAGGTGTTCTACACGGTTACGATGGATCCACCTGCTCAACCAGCGGAGGTGTTTGCTCCTGAGACCAGCCTCAGCCAGCTTCAGCAGCTGATCAGCGTCAGTGCGCCCCCCGCCTACGTGCGCTCCGTAGACTATGGCCGCATGATCTTGGTGCGGATGGAAACCAGCGCCAACGAAACCAGCGTCAATGCAGAGGGCGCATTCTCCTACGCTATGAGCGGTGGCGGTACCGCCGCAGGCAATCTCAAGGCCGACTACGAGCGGATTATTCGTAACTCGACCTTTACGGTGGTCACCCTGGGCGGCAACCCAACCGTGGCCGCCCGCATTGCCAACCCCAATGACATCGACCAGCTCAGCTCCATCATTCGAGACGGGGCTGCCTACCGCCAAGACAACCCCGGCACCCCGGTCGCCTATACCGTGGCATTTTTGAAAAACAACGCCCTCGCCACCATGGGCTACACTACCCGCTACTTTGAAACCGAGTGCCGCCAGTTAAACAACGGGTTTGTAAGGGTACGCCACAGCGGCGGCTATGTCGCCAAGTTTGAAATTACCTGGCAGGAAACCGACGCCAACGGCAACTACACCGTAGCCCGCCAGTGGCAGTCGGGTAACCAAACCGCTGGCTTTACCCACCAGCTCAATCTGCCGGGTGATGCCGCCAACGTGCGCATTCAGGCCTGGGCCAAAACTGGCCTCGCCTGGAACCCCTGGGGCCAAATTATGGACCACCAGGAAAATGGCCCCACCAACAAAACCTACCGGGTGCACGGCACCACACTGAACCGCAAGTGGGACGCGGCCTAA
- a CDS encoding endonuclease MutS2, which translates to MIYQETLNLLEWPRLCQHLSTFAATKRGTLAAQSLEPAASQALSVDLLAQTQEACWLEDNNNGLNFGGIRDVGAAVERAYRQGLLGGEELLAIATTLNGARQLRRTIDAQPPEDLPVLQGLVADLSTHPDLEQQIYHCIDDRGDVTDRASPKLGGIRDRLKATRQDIQQRLQRILQRQAGAMQEPLITQRGDRFVLPVKAPQKDAVPGIVHDASASGATLYIEPQAVVELGNRLRQLLRQEKTEEEVVLRQLSDAVATVYDDLTALLDTVTRLDLAHARARYSLWLEGNPPRFTEPQEQTTLRQLRHPLLVWQQRHEQGPEVVPINLLIRPELRVVAITGPNTGGKTVTLKTLGLAALMARAGLYIPAREPVELPWFGQVLADIGDEQSIEQSLSTFSSHIRRIGRILAALGEVSEEGEEGGVGEAGGVGEAVTDDTGTTSDLPSTQASSLPSTHPPTHPPNALILLDEVGAGTDPSEGTALAIALLRHLADRARLTMATTHYGELKALKYEDVRFENASVEFDETTLSPTYRLLWGIPGRSNALAIARRLGLDSAVVEAATALMGTGAQEDVNQVIAGLEAQRRDQETRSQAAADLLAATEKLHNEVQHKANLLRDRERELKQQQQQAVQAAIAEAKRDIARVIRRLQQGEATAQDAQRATEAIDRIASTHLPAAPPAPAKPGYRPTVGDRVRIPSLGQTAEVLTAPDDDHRITVRFGLMKTTVSLADIESLRGEKAEVPVKAKPVDTVPAAQAAPPAPAIRTSHNTHDLRGMRVAEAESVLEEAIARGSGALWIIHGHGTGKLKAGVHDYLKRHPQIQRFEPAAQADGGAGVTVAYL; encoded by the coding sequence TTGATTTACCAAGAAACCCTGAACCTGCTGGAGTGGCCCCGGCTCTGCCAGCACCTGTCTACCTTTGCGGCGACCAAGCGAGGAACGCTGGCGGCTCAGAGCCTGGAACCCGCCGCGAGCCAGGCGCTCAGCGTTGACCTGCTGGCCCAGACCCAGGAGGCCTGCTGGCTAGAGGACAACAATAACGGCCTCAACTTCGGCGGCATTCGCGATGTGGGGGCGGCGGTGGAGCGAGCCTACCGCCAGGGCCTGTTGGGCGGGGAGGAGCTCCTGGCGATCGCCACCACCCTGAACGGAGCCCGCCAGCTGCGCCGCACCATCGATGCCCAGCCGCCGGAGGATTTGCCGGTGCTCCAGGGGCTGGTGGCCGACCTCAGCACCCACCCCGACCTGGAGCAGCAGATCTACCACTGCATCGACGATCGCGGCGATGTGACCGACCGGGCCAGCCCCAAGCTGGGGGGCATTCGCGATCGCCTCAAAGCCACTCGTCAGGACATTCAGCAACGGCTGCAGCGGATCTTGCAGCGCCAGGCCGGGGCCATGCAGGAGCCCCTGATCACCCAGCGGGGCGATCGCTTTGTGCTGCCGGTTAAAGCGCCCCAAAAAGACGCCGTTCCCGGCATTGTGCACGACGCCTCGGCCAGCGGAGCCACCCTCTACATCGAGCCCCAGGCGGTGGTCGAGCTGGGCAACCGCCTGCGCCAGCTGCTGCGCCAGGAAAAAACAGAAGAAGAGGTGGTGTTGCGCCAGCTCAGCGATGCCGTAGCCACCGTCTACGACGACCTCACGGCCCTGCTGGATACGGTCACCCGGCTGGATCTGGCCCACGCCCGGGCCCGCTACTCCCTGTGGCTGGAGGGCAACCCGCCCCGCTTTACCGAGCCCCAGGAGCAGACCACTCTGCGCCAGCTGCGCCATCCCCTGCTGGTGTGGCAACAGCGCCACGAGCAAGGGCCAGAGGTGGTGCCGATCAACCTGCTGATTCGTCCCGAACTGCGGGTTGTGGCCATTACCGGCCCCAACACCGGCGGCAAAACCGTCACCCTCAAAACCCTGGGCCTGGCGGCCCTGATGGCCCGCGCCGGCCTCTACATTCCCGCCCGTGAGCCGGTGGAGCTGCCCTGGTTTGGGCAGGTGCTGGCCGACATCGGCGACGAGCAGTCGATCGAGCAGAGCCTGTCTACTTTTTCGAGCCATATTCGCCGCATTGGGCGGATTCTGGCCGCGCTGGGTGAGGTGAGTGAGGAGGGTGAGGAAGGTGGGGTAGGTGAGGCAGGTGGGGTAGGTGAGGCCGTGACCGACGACACGGGTACGACCTCCGACTTGCCGTCTACCCAAGCCTCTTCGCTCCCATCCACCCATCCACCCACCCACCCACCAAACGCCCTCATCCTGCTCGACGAAGTTGGCGCGGGCACCGACCCCAGCGAGGGCACGGCCCTGGCGATCGCGCTGCTGCGGCACCTGGCCGACCGGGCCAGGCTGACAATGGCGACCACCCACTACGGCGAGCTGAAGGCGCTGAAGTACGAGGATGTTCGGTTTGAAAATGCCTCGGTGGAGTTCGACGAAACCACCCTGTCGCCCACCTACCGGCTGCTGTGGGGGATTCCGGGGCGGTCCAACGCCCTGGCGATCGCCCGACGACTGGGGCTTGACAGCGCGGTGGTTGAGGCGGCTACCGCGCTGATGGGCACCGGTGCCCAGGAGGATGTCAACCAGGTGATTGCTGGACTGGAGGCCCAGCGCCGCGATCAGGAGACGCGATCGCAGGCGGCGGCGGACCTGCTGGCGGCGACCGAAAAGCTCCATAACGAGGTGCAGCACAAGGCCAATCTGCTGCGCGATCGCGAGCGGGAACTCAAGCAGCAGCAGCAGCAGGCGGTGCAGGCGGCGATCGCCGAGGCCAAGCGCGATATCGCCAGGGTCATTCGCCGCCTGCAGCAGGGCGAGGCCACCGCCCAGGATGCCCAGCGTGCCACCGAGGCGATCGACAGAATTGCCAGCACCCACCTGCCCGCCGCCCCGCCAGCACCGGCAAAACCGGGCTACCGGCCGACGGTGGGCGATCGGGTCCGCATTCCCAGTCTGGGGCAAACCGCCGAGGTGCTCACCGCCCCCGACGACGACCACCGCATTACCGTGCGCTTTGGGCTGATGAAAACCACCGTTAGCCTGGCCGACATCGAATCGCTCCGGGGCGAAAAAGCCGAGGTGCCGGTCAAGGCCAAACCCGTAGACACCGTGCCCGCCGCCCAGGCCGCCCCCCCGGCCCCAGCCATTCGCACCAGCCACAACACCCACGACCTGCGCGGGATGCGGGTGGCCGAGGCCGAATCGGTGCTGGAGGAGGCGATTGCCAGAGGCAGCGGCGCCCTGTGGATTATCCACGGCCACGGCACCGGCAAGCTGAAAGCCGGGGTGCATGACTACCTCAAGCGCCATCCCCAGATTCAGCGGTTTGAGCCCGCCGCCCAGGCCGACGGCGGTGCCGGGGTCACGGTGGCCTACCTGTAG